A stretch of the Oligoflexus sp. genome encodes the following:
- a CDS encoding matrixin family metalloprotease: MHLTKLAIIPAILSLLALPACGAKKSKKRDVSGPATKVEYFVHGNPLILIQGSVQNKQSFLKVADVESYANFTLSGYTGFVEKSLKDPPKNWDDVEDANSTESEEDQIREAFKLSDYKFVKRTETSWSYESSDPEGEKLGFVDKDGVLELKTFNDYPVQVQHYSLKKDGSAFSVLFTLPTSNQGNALLTLSFASNAKEEPLVFAPEGYSFLHGSAKVAWKEPMKLQACGTFNANEKASIEQSVQSWFKDQTPINSLVPAPLAFSFATSYAPFSDLNQQCIHLVRNFKAESSDDFFVAGLAASSVNTASKALIDSDIFLFVDHAPVRQQLIFGESETLVHEIGHFLGLGHEFRKDENDKALHPSIMGYSQGTTSISAWDFEAIRSLYGAPLRAADPI; this comes from the coding sequence ATGCATTTGACCAAACTTGCCATCATTCCAGCCATTCTAAGCCTTCTGGCCCTGCCAGCCTGCGGCGCTAAAAAGAGTAAAAAACGTGACGTTTCCGGTCCCGCGACAAAGGTCGAATACTTTGTCCATGGCAACCCTTTGATTTTGATTCAGGGTTCTGTCCAGAATAAGCAAAGCTTCCTGAAGGTAGCGGACGTGGAGAGCTATGCGAACTTCACCCTATCCGGTTATACGGGCTTCGTCGAAAAATCCCTGAAGGATCCCCCCAAGAACTGGGATGACGTCGAAGACGCCAACAGCACCGAATCCGAAGAGGATCAGATTCGCGAAGCCTTCAAGCTGAGCGACTATAAATTCGTGAAGCGGACCGAGACCAGCTGGTCCTATGAAAGCAGCGATCCCGAGGGTGAAAAACTCGGCTTCGTGGACAAGGACGGCGTCCTTGAACTCAAGACCTTCAATGATTATCCCGTTCAGGTGCAGCACTACAGTCTGAAAAAAGACGGCAGCGCCTTCAGCGTGCTCTTCACCCTTCCCACATCCAATCAAGGCAACGCTCTTCTGACCCTGAGCTTTGCATCGAATGCCAAGGAAGAACCTTTGGTCTTCGCTCCGGAAGGTTACTCCTTCCTTCATGGCAGCGCGAAAGTCGCCTGGAAAGAGCCGATGAAACTCCAGGCCTGCGGTACCTTCAATGCGAATGAAAAAGCCTCGATTGAACAGAGCGTTCAGTCCTGGTTCAAAGACCAGACTCCGATCAATTCCCTCGTGCCTGCGCCTTTGGCTTTCAGCTTCGCCACCAGCTATGCACCCTTCTCTGATTTGAATCAGCAGTGCATCCATCTGGTTCGGAACTTCAAGGCGGAAAGTTCGGATGATTTCTTTGTGGCTGGACTGGCCGCATCGTCTGTGAACACGGCCAGCAAGGCTTTGATCGACAGCGATATCTTCCTTTTCGTCGATCATGCTCCCGTGCGTCAGCAGCTGATCTTCGGCGAAAGCGAGACCCTCGTTCATGAAATCGGCCATTTCCTGGGCCTCGGCCATGAATTCCGCAAGGATGAAAACGACAAGGCGCTGCACCCCAGCATCATGGGTTACAGCCAGGGAACGACCAGCATTTCCGCCTGGGATTTTGAAGCGATCCGCAGTCTCTACGGAGCGCCTCTGCGGGCGGCTGATCCTATCTAA
- a CDS encoding nucleoside monophosphate kinase, with translation MKPWDVGLESVIRVEKVSLVGPGVLILTGPSSCGKGQVANAICKLLSVDQKHHLSMGEILRSSTALYRQGEFPAHLEADIEDYFRLSMAGMERENESLRSKVVQNLEGLSSYFKKAVDLDQLRGMDWLEYSTYNGLLIPNHWTEILLEHHIDQLLASNPRSTLILDGYPRTIEAAQHLIAYFKRVNLPILKVIHLSISREEMLRRATIRGREDDSIAAIYRRFEFYVEKVHPSIDYLKEVLGSDKVALVDAHQPVYETKGNGEKELDVKKSILRICVSSLRALGVPRIVIADLLATYEI, from the coding sequence ATGAAACCTTGGGATGTGGGTTTGGAATCAGTCATTCGCGTGGAAAAGGTTTCACTGGTCGGCCCTGGCGTTCTCATTCTGACAGGTCCATCGAGCTGTGGCAAAGGGCAGGTGGCCAATGCCATATGCAAGCTCCTCTCGGTTGATCAGAAACATCACCTTTCGATGGGCGAGATTCTGCGCAGTTCCACGGCACTCTACCGCCAGGGCGAATTCCCCGCGCATCTGGAAGCGGACATCGAGGATTATTTTCGCTTGTCGATGGCAGGCATGGAACGGGAGAACGAGTCCCTCCGCAGTAAGGTCGTGCAGAACCTCGAAGGTCTTTCCTCTTACTTTAAAAAGGCCGTCGACCTCGATCAGCTGCGCGGCATGGATTGGCTGGAATACAGCACCTACAACGGGCTTTTGATTCCCAATCACTGGACCGAGATCCTGCTTGAGCATCACATAGATCAGCTGCTCGCTTCCAATCCCCGCAGCACGCTCATCCTCGATGGCTATCCGCGGACCATCGAAGCCGCACAGCATCTGATCGCCTATTTCAAGCGCGTGAACCTTCCCATCCTGAAGGTCATCCACCTCAGCATCAGCCGCGAAGAGATGCTGCGCCGGGCGACGATTCGCGGGCGTGAGGATGATTCGATCGCCGCCATCTATCGGCGCTTTGAATTCTATGTGGAGAAGGTGCATCCTTCGATCGACTATCTGAAAGAAGTCCTCGGCAGCGATAAGGTGGCTCTGGTCGATGCGCACCAGCCTGTCTATGAAACCAAAGGCAACGGCGAAAAAGAACTCGATGTGAAGAAAAGCATCCTGCGCATCTGTGTGAGCAGTCTAAGAGCCCTTGGTGTGCCGCGGATTGTGATCGCCGACCTGCTTGCGACCTACGAAATTTAA
- a CDS encoding tRNA-uridine aminocarboxypropyltransferase, whose translation MSRLLCLTCRKAEIMCYCKDIEPFSSQPQFVILLHPKESRKAINTGRMAFLHLKNARLMTDSSFDDHEPLQKLLKDPGKRCFLLFPGPMAQDIATWQKPESSAAQEDVFIILDATWSMAGSMYRKSRCLQALPQVMFHPPKPSEFIIRKQPHIDCFSTIETIHHIIELMGTHPSGEHHRLLHVFRDMVQKQIDFEVNAKGIT comes from the coding sequence ATGTCGCGACTTCTTTGCCTGACCTGCCGCAAGGCGGAAATCATGTGCTATTGCAAGGACATCGAGCCTTTCAGTAGCCAGCCGCAGTTCGTTATTCTTTTGCATCCCAAGGAGTCGCGCAAAGCCATCAATACGGGCCGCATGGCCTTTCTTCACCTGAAAAACGCGAGGCTCATGACCGACAGCAGCTTCGATGATCACGAGCCCCTGCAAAAACTCCTGAAAGATCCGGGAAAACGCTGCTTTCTGCTCTTCCCCGGCCCCATGGCCCAGGACATCGCCACCTGGCAGAAACCCGAGTCATCCGCGGCGCAGGAGGACGTTTTCATTATCCTGGATGCCACCTGGAGCATGGCCGGGTCGATGTATAGAAAGAGCCGGTGCCTTCAGGCTTTGCCCCAGGTCATGTTCCATCCGCCGAAGCCTTCGGAGTTTATCATTCGCAAGCAGCCGCACATCGACTGCTTTTCCACCATTGAAACGATTCATCACATCATCGAGCTGATGGGAACTCACCCATCGGGGGAGCATCATCGGCTTCTGCATGTTTTCCGAGATATGGTTCAAAAGCAGATAGATTTCGAGGTGAATGCCAAGGGCATCACGTGA
- a CDS encoding LysM domain-containing protein — MRKPGFSFLVLIGLFSGAIGCQSIQKTILDDDCATTRLTFWDAAPEDSLPSPRQASEEALLAMKENDAQLLAARGSSLEDMEKGMHLPLDQKNWALGQTQVFVPELLQREYFAPRNTREAKNVERRKPLFARSQFGVEAGSLDAPSFQATVGLQARSLVPVGSPVGSAMNTYEVVPGDTLGTISKKIYGTPGRWMELAHLNHLGNGSLIYPKEILFYIRDSQVISQHQ; from the coding sequence GTGCGAAAACCCGGCTTTTCGTTCCTTGTCCTAATCGGTCTTTTTTCGGGAGCCATCGGCTGTCAGTCGATTCAAAAAACCATCCTGGATGATGACTGCGCAACCACGCGCCTCACATTCTGGGATGCGGCACCGGAAGACAGCCTGCCTTCGCCCCGACAGGCTTCCGAGGAAGCCTTGCTGGCCATGAAGGAGAATGATGCTCAGCTTTTGGCCGCACGAGGATCCTCGCTTGAAGACATGGAAAAAGGCATGCACCTGCCCCTGGATCAAAAGAATTGGGCGCTCGGTCAAACTCAGGTCTTCGTGCCGGAACTTTTGCAGCGCGAATATTTTGCGCCGCGGAATACGCGGGAAGCCAAAAACGTCGAGAGGAGAAAACCGCTCTTTGCCCGTTCGCAATTTGGAGTGGAGGCAGGAAGTCTCGACGCTCCTTCATTTCAAGCCACAGTTGGACTCCAGGCCAGAAGCCTTGTTCCCGTGGGCAGTCCCGTCGGCAGTGCGATGAACACCTATGAAGTCGTACCGGGTGACACGCTCGGGACGATTTCAAAAAAGATTTACGGCACCCCGGGCCGCTGGATGGAACTGGCTCATCTGAATCATCTGGGAAATGGTTCTCTCATTTATCCCAAGGAGATCCTTTTTTACATCAGAGATTCCCAGGTCATCAGCCAGCATCAGTAA
- a CDS encoding PHB depolymerase family esterase: MRKDQLVKMLPVLILTLMTFAACSTAPDTQVAPPAAGLADNQLPVGGSRPVDVKTPAGFNPKSGQTYPLLLLLHGYGSSAAQQDRYLGLSEVALKRAYVFAAPNGTVSGSSRRFWNASEACCNFEANTIDDVAYLRKLIEDITARYAIDPKRVYVFGHSNGAFMAYRLACDASPIVTAVAGLAGSLRSDPQSCKPERPVSVLAIHGTDDRVVSYRGGQFSKGGATYPSAEKTIARWAELNGCQPQAVSSAPMKLLRLTHKPETTALRYSGCKDQARTELWKVEGGSHIPIFTADFVPKVLDFFEGR; the protein is encoded by the coding sequence ATGCGAAAGGATCAACTCGTGAAAATGCTTCCCGTCCTGATTTTGACCTTAATGACTTTCGCGGCTTGCAGCACGGCACCCGATACGCAAGTCGCTCCCCCCGCTGCAGGTCTTGCGGATAACCAGCTTCCCGTGGGTGGAAGTCGCCCGGTCGACGTGAAGACTCCCGCAGGATTCAATCCCAAGTCGGGTCAGACCTATCCGCTCCTTCTTTTACTTCACGGCTATGGTTCGAGCGCCGCGCAGCAGGATCGCTATCTGGGCCTGAGCGAGGTCGCACTCAAGCGAGCTTACGTCTTTGCCGCTCCCAATGGAACGGTCTCAGGTTCCAGTCGCCGCTTTTGGAACGCGAGCGAGGCCTGCTGTAACTTTGAAGCGAATACCATTGATGATGTCGCTTATCTCAGGAAGTTGATTGAAGATATCACAGCCCGCTATGCGATCGATCCCAAACGCGTCTATGTCTTCGGTCACTCCAATGGCGCGTTCATGGCGTATCGTCTGGCCTGCGATGCCAGCCCCATCGTGACGGCCGTGGCCGGACTCGCTGGCAGTCTGCGTTCCGATCCGCAATCCTGCAAGCCCGAGCGTCCGGTTTCGGTTCTCGCCATCCATGGCACTGACGATCGCGTCGTATCGTATCGAGGCGGGCAGTTTTCCAAGGGCGGTGCGACCTATCCTTCGGCGGAAAAGACCATAGCCCGCTGGGCCGAGCTGAACGGCTGCCAGCCCCAGGCTGTGAGCAGCGCGCCCATGAAGCTTTTGCGCCTGACCCATAAGCCCGAGACGACAGCGCTTCGTTATTCCGGCTGCAAGGACCAGGCTCGTACCGAGCTTTGGAAAGTGGAGGGCGGCAGTCATATTCCGATCTTCACGGCCGATTTTGTGCCCAAGGTCCTGGATTTTTTTGAGGGCCGTTGA
- a CDS encoding M3 family metallopeptidase, whose product MTDSALSAEAQKNNALLAPWSGPHGGVPPFDQVKLADFKPALEAGMAQKRAEIKAIAENSEAPTFENTVAALEDSGRTLDRAMTIYSIWAGTMSSPEFQAIEKETSAPLAAFEDEIIQNEKLFKRLETVYQSPAYKTLTPEQQRLTWKYYTDWTRAGAKLNAKDKQRLSAINQKLADVFTSFRQNLLADESTFILLESEKDLAGLPEALVKSAAADAATRGAKGKWAISNTRSSVDPFLTYSSRADLREKVWRAFVNRGDNGDTHDNNRLITEILQLRAERAKLLGYETHAHWRLENAMARTPDAAMALMVEVWKPAVARVQEEVKDMLPLATREEGKKAIEPWDYRYYAEKVRKQKYDLTENEVKPYFQLESLREGMFWVAGELLNFAFTPVTGLPVVHPDVRVWEVKDKTSGRSIGLWYFDPYARQGKRSGAWMNAYRNQERFRGEVTTIVSNNSNFIQGAPGEPVLISLSDARTLFHEFGHALHGLASNVTYPGLAGTAVPRDYVEFPSQLLEEWLLTPEVLSRFALHYQTKKPMPQSLVAKIDKASKFNQGFETVEYLSSALVDMKFHLKKADSINPDAFERETLAELGMPKEIVMRHRSPQFAHIFASDGYSAGYYSYLWSDTLSASAYEAFLEGKGPYDKTVAQRLVKHVLSVGNSVDPAEGFRAFRGKAPGSEALMRKRGFPLSKK is encoded by the coding sequence ATGACGGATTCCGCTTTGAGTGCTGAAGCCCAAAAAAATAACGCCCTGCTGGCCCCATGGTCTGGACCGCATGGCGGAGTTCCTCCCTTTGATCAGGTCAAGCTTGCCGATTTTAAACCGGCCTTGGAAGCCGGCATGGCACAAAAAAGAGCGGAAATCAAAGCCATCGCCGAGAATTCCGAGGCCCCGACGTTTGAAAATACGGTCGCCGCTTTGGAAGACAGCGGCCGCACCCTGGATCGCGCGATGACCATCTATTCGATCTGGGCCGGGACGATGAGCAGCCCGGAATTTCAGGCTATTGAAAAGGAAACGTCAGCACCCCTGGCTGCATTTGAAGATGAGATCATTCAAAACGAGAAACTTTTCAAACGTCTGGAAACCGTCTATCAATCCCCTGCATACAAAACGCTGACGCCCGAGCAGCAGCGTTTGACCTGGAAATATTATACCGACTGGACCAGGGCCGGTGCCAAACTCAATGCCAAAGACAAGCAGCGGCTCAGCGCGATCAATCAAAAGCTGGCCGATGTCTTCACAAGCTTCCGCCAGAACCTCCTGGCTGATGAATCCACTTTTATCCTGCTCGAAAGCGAAAAAGATCTGGCCGGCCTTCCCGAGGCTCTCGTCAAATCCGCCGCCGCCGATGCCGCCACCCGCGGCGCGAAAGGCAAGTGGGCCATCAGCAACACGCGATCGTCGGTCGATCCTTTCCTGACCTATTCCAGTCGCGCCGACCTTCGCGAAAAAGTCTGGCGGGCCTTCGTCAATCGCGGGGATAACGGTGACACGCATGACAACAACCGTTTGATTACCGAGATCCTGCAGCTGCGTGCGGAAAGGGCCAAACTCCTCGGCTATGAAACGCATGCGCACTGGCGTTTGGAAAATGCCATGGCCCGCACTCCCGATGCCGCGATGGCTTTGATGGTGGAAGTCTGGAAACCCGCCGTCGCACGCGTGCAGGAAGAGGTGAAGGACATGCTGCCTCTTGCGACCCGTGAAGAAGGCAAAAAGGCGATCGAGCCCTGGGATTACCGCTACTATGCGGAAAAAGTGCGGAAGCAAAAGTACGATCTGACGGAAAATGAAGTGAAGCCTTATTTCCAGCTGGAATCCTTGCGTGAAGGCATGTTCTGGGTGGCGGGCGAGCTGTTGAATTTTGCCTTTACCCCGGTCACGGGTTTGCCCGTGGTGCATCCCGATGTTCGCGTCTGGGAGGTGAAGGACAAAACCAGCGGCCGTTCGATCGGGCTTTGGTACTTTGATCCTTATGCTCGTCAGGGCAAGCGCTCGGGAGCCTGGATGAATGCCTATCGGAACCAGGAACGATTCCGCGGTGAGGTCACCACGATCGTTTCCAATAATTCCAACTTCATCCAAGGCGCTCCCGGCGAGCCGGTCTTGATCAGTCTCAGTGATGCGCGGACTCTCTTCCACGAATTCGGTCATGCCCTGCATGGTCTGGCCTCGAACGTCACCTATCCCGGGCTTGCTGGTACAGCTGTGCCGCGTGATTACGTGGAATTTCCTTCGCAGCTTTTGGAAGAGTGGCTTTTGACTCCCGAAGTTCTGAGCCGCTTCGCTTTGCATTATCAGACCAAAAAGCCGATGCCCCAGTCACTGGTCGCGAAGATCGACAAGGCTTCGAAGTTCAACCAGGGCTTTGAAACCGTCGAGTATCTGTCCAGTGCGCTGGTCGATATGAAATTCCACCTGAAGAAGGCCGATAGCATCAACCCGGATGCCTTCGAACGCGAGACCCTGGCCGAACTCGGCATGCCGAAGGAAATCGTCATGCGCCACCGCTCGCCGCAGTTCGCGCACATCTTTGCCAGCGATGGCTATTCAGCCGGATATTACAGCTATCTGTGGTCGGATACCCTGAGCGCCTCGGCCTATGAAGCGTTTCTGGAAGGAAAGGGGCCCTATGATAAAACCGTGGCGCAGCGCCTCGTCAAGCATGTTCTTTCCGTCGGCAACTCGGTGGATCCTGCCGAAGGATTCCGGGCGTTCCGCGGCAAGGCACCTGGCAGTGAAGCCCTGATGCGTAAACGCGGTTTCCCCTTGAGTAAGAAGTAA
- a CDS encoding transglutaminase domain-containing protein — MLGNKIVNALVLGSLALAVPALARAESEDDQLIEFQYRVQVPAIKASDLPVQIMVPLPPSNDQQSIISRSIDLKPDLARNQIEIRKESSYGNEFWAWTIDKPQTLPTTVTFRYKVLRRFHSVGPWQKAEKLDYKVGETAPFQQFLKADERVPIDGELILKLKQEIPKSAVTPVQKAKAIYDYVVDNMEYKKVGTGWGNGDTYWACSQKYGNCTDFHALVTSMARAEGIPAKFAIGFPIPEGKSEGEIAGYHCWLELYLPQLAWMPLDASEAKKNLKKREFFFGHHPADRILFSVGRDLRLPGMKDRPLNFFIYPYVEKEGKASKDFVKTEFTFRLLKQEPMKASND; from the coding sequence ATGCTTGGAAATAAGATCGTAAATGCGTTGGTTTTGGGTTCCTTGGCTCTGGCCGTTCCGGCTCTCGCCAGGGCCGAGTCCGAGGACGATCAGCTCATTGAATTTCAATACAGGGTTCAGGTCCCCGCGATCAAAGCCAGCGATCTGCCGGTGCAGATCATGGTGCCTTTGCCTCCTTCGAACGATCAGCAGTCGATCATCAGCCGCAGCATCGATCTGAAGCCGGACCTCGCACGGAATCAGATCGAGATTCGCAAAGAAAGCAGCTATGGCAACGAATTCTGGGCCTGGACGATCGACAAGCCCCAAACCCTTCCAACGACCGTGACCTTCCGCTACAAGGTCCTGCGGCGCTTTCATAGCGTCGGACCCTGGCAGAAGGCTGAAAAGCTTGATTACAAAGTCGGCGAGACGGCTCCCTTCCAGCAGTTTTTGAAAGCGGATGAACGCGTGCCGATCGATGGGGAGCTGATCCTCAAACTGAAGCAGGAAATTCCCAAAAGTGCGGTCACGCCGGTTCAGAAGGCCAAGGCCATCTATGATTATGTCGTCGATAACATGGAATACAAAAAAGTGGGGACGGGCTGGGGCAACGGTGACACGTACTGGGCCTGCAGTCAGAAATATGGCAACTGCACCGACTTCCATGCGCTCGTCACCTCGATGGCCCGGGCCGAGGGCATTCCCGCTAAATTCGCGATCGGATTTCCCATCCCGGAAGGCAAGAGCGAGGGTGAAATCGCCGGCTATCATTGCTGGCTTGAACTTTATCTGCCGCAGCTCGCGTGGATGCCACTTGATGCTTCAGAAGCGAAGAAGAATTTGAAAAAGCGTGAATTTTTCTTTGGGCATCATCCTGCGGATCGCATCCTTTTCAGCGTCGGGCGTGATCTGAGACTGCCGGGCATGAAGGATAGGCCTTTGAACTTCTTTATCTATCCCTATGTGGAAAAAGAGGGGAAGGCGAGCAAGGATTTTGTGAAGACGGAATTCACATTCCGTCTTCTCAAGCAGGAGCCGATGAAGGCCAGCAATGATTAG
- a CDS encoding nicotinate-nucleotide--dimethylbenzimidazole phosphoribosyltransferase: MLEDLVINFSQQSRAAEIQQMIQNKLMNFDLPAHLRQAAIKIALVQNREKPFLTQPMIYTFFGDHGIAEAGLCKRSSMPRIELVRHYLSGSSALNIFSRQNRIELRLVDSGLAFDLNDPKLIQRKIGQGTRNFSQDQAMSQLQLERCLKSGRDLIRTRRNQASNTVGIGIQSVGSEFAALMLLCRLGGLAPETCLQDHPAFSPTDFPWILKKFRSVLNASGPVQSPLIELQNFGGLEMATALGAILQACHQRCIVLVDGLVGSCLAWLATLLFPACALPIIIAQNSPSFADTFLAEQLKTEPLTQFNSYVSDGSGIALSFPLIQAACSFLNESTAYGLQSGAS, translated from the coding sequence ATGCTGGAAGATCTTGTGATCAATTTTAGCCAACAAAGCCGTGCAGCAGAGATTCAGCAGATGATACAAAACAAGCTGATGAATTTTGATCTGCCCGCTCATCTGCGGCAAGCAGCCATTAAAATCGCCCTGGTGCAGAATCGTGAGAAACCGTTTCTGACCCAACCCATGATTTATACCTTCTTTGGAGACCATGGCATTGCCGAAGCAGGACTCTGCAAACGCAGCAGCATGCCGCGCATCGAACTTGTGCGGCATTACCTGTCGGGAAGCAGCGCCCTCAATATTTTCAGTCGGCAGAATCGCATCGAACTGCGGCTGGTGGACTCTGGACTGGCCTTTGATTTGAATGATCCGAAGCTGATTCAACGCAAAATCGGCCAAGGCACGCGGAATTTTTCCCAGGACCAGGCCATGTCCCAGCTGCAGCTCGAACGCTGTCTGAAGAGCGGTCGTGATCTGATACGCACCCGCCGCAATCAGGCGAGCAACACGGTCGGCATCGGCATCCAGTCGGTCGGTTCGGAATTCGCGGCCCTGATGCTGCTCTGCCGCCTTGGGGGACTGGCGCCGGAAACCTGTCTGCAGGATCATCCGGCCTTCAGTCCCACGGATTTCCCCTGGATCTTGAAAAAATTCCGCAGCGTTTTGAACGCCAGCGGACCTGTGCAGAGTCCTTTGATCGAGCTGCAGAATTTCGGTGGCCTTGAAATGGCCACGGCCCTGGGCGCGATTCTTCAGGCCTGTCATCAGCGCTGCATTGTGCTGGTGGATGGCCTGGTCGGCAGTTGCCTCGCGTGGCTTGCGACGCTGCTTTTTCCCGCCTGCGCCCTGCCCATCATCATCGCCCAGAATAGTCCCAGCTTCGCCGACACTTTCCTTGCCGAGCAATTGAAGACGGAGCCCCTGACCCAGTTCAACAGCTATGTGAGCGATGGCAGCGGCATTGCCCTGAGTTTCCCCCTGATCCAGGCGGCGTGCAGTTTTCTGAATGAGAGCACGGCCTATGGTCTGCAGTCCGGAGCTTCGTAA
- a CDS encoding S1 family peptidase has product MKRLLCLTASLAFWGCGNQGANETENTALQSLTRTQESSVDAVTPRVINGSIPKAGSYESVALLLSEADVSVAGAPAARRQLSICTATLISPTVLLSAAHCVNEMLLKTAIERATGPDGKPLNAKIVGSVKFRVAFVPSIGALTAKPELALEVKRVEEHEDFALTKRPWVAFQKNPGRWDDVSLVYLASPVTGRRVQKLATADQINAQASNPSQGHQFAGYGLSDEKDPKSAGTLMEGTARLGEIGGNEFTAGANDDQVACHGDSGGPIFLDGTDGYQIGIASRINKQVGLGDLWGGISGNVKAPSCELGLVYTRVDVYLDWIKKRVPDLGKAVL; this is encoded by the coding sequence ATGAAGAGGCTTCTATGCTTAACGGCAAGTCTGGCATTCTGGGGCTGCGGAAACCAGGGCGCGAACGAAACCGAAAACACAGCGCTGCAATCCCTCACCCGCACTCAAGAGTCCAGCGTGGATGCTGTCACGCCACGCGTCATCAATGGTTCGATTCCCAAAGCAGGCAGCTACGAATCGGTGGCTCTTTTGCTTTCCGAAGCGGATGTTTCCGTCGCCGGCGCACCGGCCGCGCGCCGTCAGCTCAGTATCTGTACTGCGACTCTGATTTCGCCGACCGTTCTGCTCAGCGCCGCGCACTGCGTGAATGAGATGCTTCTGAAAACAGCCATCGAGAGAGCCACGGGTCCGGACGGCAAACCCTTGAATGCCAAGATCGTGGGTTCGGTGAAATTCCGCGTGGCCTTCGTCCCGAGCATCGGTGCCTTGACGGCCAAGCCTGAATTGGCTCTTGAAGTCAAACGCGTCGAAGAGCATGAGGACTTTGCTTTGACCAAGCGCCCCTGGGTGGCCTTCCAAAAAAATCCCGGCCGCTGGGATGATGTGTCGCTCGTTTATCTTGCCAGTCCTGTCACCGGCCGCCGCGTTCAAAAGCTTGCCACCGCCGATCAGATCAATGCTCAGGCCAGCAATCCTTCGCAGGGCCATCAGTTCGCTGGCTACGGACTTTCCGATGAAAAAGATCCGAAAAGCGCCGGCACCTTGATGGAAGGAACAGCCCGCCTGGGTGAAATCGGCGGCAACGAATTCACTGCCGGCGCCAATGATGACCAGGTTGCCTGTCATGGTGATTCGGGCGGACCCATCTTCCTCGATGGCACCGACGGCTATCAGATCGGGATTGCCTCACGCATCAACAAACAGGTCGGCCTCGGCGATCTGTGGGGCGGAATCAGCGGCAATGTCAAGGCTCCTTCCTGTGAACTGGGCCTTGTCTATACCCGCGTCGATGTTTACCTGGATTGGATTAAAAAGCGGGTTCCGGATTTGGGAAAAGCCGTCCTTTGA